CATTGAAGAACAGGTCAAGAAGATTGTCGCCGAGCAGCTCGGGGTGAAGGAAGACTCCGTCACCAGCGATGCTTCCTTCGTCGATGATCTGGGTGCCGACTCGCTCGACACCGTTGAGCTGGTCATGGCGCTCGAAGAGGAGTTCGAGCTCGAAATCCCAGATGAAGAGGCCGAGAAGATCACCACGGTGCAGCAGGCGGTCGACTACATCAAGAATCGTTCCAGCGACTAAAGTCGCTCGGTAACCCGCCGTGTCCGCGGGTCCCTTCAAGAAGCGCAGGCTGGACCGTGTCTCACGGCCAGCCTTTCCAGGCCGAGGTTGAGCAACATGAGACGAGTCGTAGTCACCGGACTCGGCGTCGTATCGCCCGTGGGCAACACGGTCGAGGCGGCCTGGTCCGCCGTGAAGGAAGGTCGTAGCGGGATAGGTCCGATCACGTCTATGGACGTAAGCGCGTTCACCACGCGTTTCGGCGGCACGATCGACGACTTCGATCTTGGGGCCTACCTCGCGCCTAAGGAAGCGCGGAAGATGGATCCGTTCATGCACTACGGCATCGCCGCCGGTGCGGACGCCCTGGTCGACGCGGGCCTCGAGGACATCGACGATGAGCTCGCCGAGCGTATCGGGTGTGCGGTCAGCGCCGGCATCGGCGGCATCGGCACCATCGAGCGCAACTACGAGGCCGCGCTGGAGAAGGGGCCGAGGAAGATCTCGCCGTTCTTCGTTCCGGCCAGCATCATCAACATGGTCGCCGGCAACTTGTCGATCAAGCACAAGCTGCGGGGACCGAACATCAGCGTCGTCACGGCGTGCACGACCGGCACCCACAACATCGGGCTCGCCGCGCGCATGGTCCAGCACGGAGACGCGGACATCATGGTGGCCGGTGGCGCCGAGATGGCCACGACCACCTTGGGACTGGGCGGATTCTGCTCCGCACGCGCGCTCTCGACGCGCAACGACGAACCGCAGCTCGCG
The window above is part of the Pseudomonadota bacterium genome. Proteins encoded here:
- the acpP gene encoding acyl carrier protein, giving the protein MSIEEQVKKIVAEQLGVKEDSVTSDASFVDDLGADSLDTVELVMALEEEFELEIPDEEAEKITTVQQAVDYIKNRSSD
- the fabF gene encoding beta-ketoacyl-ACP synthase II, translated to MRRVVVTGLGVVSPVGNTVEAAWSAVKEGRSGIGPITSMDVSAFTTRFGGTIDDFDLGAYLAPKEARKMDPFMHYGIAAGADALVDAGLEDIDDELAERIGCAVSAGIGGIGTIERNYEAALEKGPRKISPFFVPASIINMVAGNLSIKHKLRGPNISVVTACTTGTHNIGLAARMVQHGDADIMVAGGAEMATTTLGLGGFCSARALSTRNDEPQLASRPWDADRDGFVLSDGAACLVLEEYAHARARGAKIYAEYGGFGMSADAYHMTSPSEDGDGARRCMTAALRDAKLNPEDIDYINAHATSTPAGDIAETIAMKRTFGDHAYKLAVSSTKSVTGHLLGAAGSIEALFSVLALGEGVIPPTINLDNPDPQCDLDFVPHTAREARLNVVLSNSFGFGGTNGTVIFKRVD